A window from Enterocloster bolteae encodes these proteins:
- a CDS encoding DUF3781 domain-containing protein: MSDRVILIDNIDEIHTTEMGADRIRRNLKLENVDVVEYCKDKIMDENCHIYRQGKNWYCEIDSVKITVNYYSYTIITAHIIK, from the coding sequence ATGAGTGATAGAGTCATATTGATTGATAATATTGATGAAATCCATACTACTGAAATGGGCGCTGACAGAATCAGACGGAATCTGAAATTAGAAAATGTTGACGTGGTTGAATATTGTAAGGACAAAATTATGGATGAAAATTGCCATATATACCGGCAGGGCAAAAATTGGTACTGCGAAATTGACAGTGTAAAGATAACCGTCAACTATTATAGTTATACGATTATTACTGCACACATCATAAAATAA
- a CDS encoding GNAT family N-acetyltransferase, giving the protein MKYSKTIILKNGVECCLRNGIESDGQAVWDCFNLTHGQTDYLLSYPDENSFDVMQEGQFLKKKSESSNEIEIVAVVGNVVVGTAGIEAIGSKYKVRHRAEFGISVAKDFWGLGIGQALRAAGYIQLELSVVAENERALSMYEKAGFVKYGINPKGFNSRVTGFQEVIYMRLEL; this is encoded by the coding sequence ATGAAATATAGTAAGACAATAATTTTAAAAAATGGTGTGGAATGCTGTTTGAGAAACGGCATAGAAAGTGATGGACAGGCTGTATGGGATTGCTTTAATCTGACCCATGGACAAACCGATTATTTACTATCCTATCCAGATGAGAATAGTTTCGACGTGATGCAGGAAGGTCAATTTCTGAAAAAAAAATCCGAAAGTTCAAATGAGATTGAGATAGTTGCCGTAGTCGGGAATGTAGTTGTTGGAACTGCTGGAATTGAAGCAATAGGCTCAAAATATAAGGTAAGGCATCGTGCCGAATTTGGTATTAGCGTCGCTAAAGATTTTTGGGGACTTGGGATTGGACAGGCACTAAGGGCGGCGGGGTATATTCAGCTGGAGTTGAGTGTGGTTGCTGAAAATGAAAGGGCATTATCCATGTATGAGAAAGCAGGGTTTGTTAAATATGGCATAAATCCGAAAGGCTTTAATTCCCGCGTGACAGGATTTCAAGAAGTTATTTATATGAGGTTGGAATTATAA